A genomic window from Lycium barbarum isolate Lr01 chromosome 4, ASM1917538v2, whole genome shotgun sequence includes:
- the LOC132635896 gene encoding uncharacterized protein ycf36, with translation MATTLVIHSAKPFSPNQPFSFTTSHHLKFHHFHNQKFIPRIPFSSFRNNNNNNPLPETECPVPLEQQPVNEFKSLCDSFPFSWASGDLVEYCSRLFATGLVFALFVGLPVNLFGSVGPVPEPLKPFLGAVSGGLIVVTLAVVRMYLGWAYVGNRLLSATVEYEETGWYDGQIWVKTPEVLARDRLLGSFSVKPVLSRLKNTLVVLATSLLVCVVVFINIENGQKDAYIPPEESGGRSVPGVYNDESARSFEPDAFCGGEPADP, from the exons ATGGCCACAACACTGGTTATTCACTCTGCAAAACCATTCTCACCAAACCAACCTTTCAGTTTTACTACTTCCCATCATCTTAAATTCCACCATTTTCATAACCAAAAGTTTATTCCAAGAATACCCTTTTCATCTTTcagaaataacaacaacaacaacccttTACCAGAAACTGAATGCCCAGTGCCACTAGAACAGCAACCCGTTAATGAATTCAAGTCCCTTTGTGATTCTTTCCCATTTTCATGGGCTTCAGGTGACTTAGTTGAGTACTGTTCCCGTTTATTCGCTACTGGACTTGTTTTTGCACTCTTTGTGGGCCTGCCTGTTAACTTATTCGGGTCGGTTGGACCCGTACCCGAACCACTTAAACCTTTCTTGGGTGCTGTTTCTGGTGGACTTATTGTTGTTACTTTGGCTGTTGTAAGGATGTATCTTGGTTGGGCTTATGTTGGTAACAGATTGCTCAGTGCTACTGTTGAAT ATGAAGAGACAGGATGGTATGATGGCCAG ATATGGGTGAAGACTCCTGAAGTTTTGGCACGGGACCGCCTTTTGGGTTCTTTCTCA GTCAAGCCTGTCCTGAGTAGATTAAAGAACACCTTGGTAGTTCTTGCAACATCATTGCTTGTGTGTGTCGTCGTTTTTATCAATATTGAGAATGGCCAAAAGGATGCTTATATACCACCTGAAGAATCTGGTGGTAGATCAGTACCAGGAGTCTACAATGATGAGTCTGCAAGATCATTTGAACCAGATGCATTTTGTGGTGGTGAACCTGCTGATCCTTAA